Proteins encoded in a region of the Paenibacillus sp. E222 genome:
- a CDS encoding S-layer homology domain-containing protein, protein MDKLRKPMIFMLSATLALSSGPLMLPSMAYADLSSIPATLLQDDFSDGNYTESPAWNVSSGNWEVLADPTDTSNTTLFQSDTNEGIISTGDSMSDMTVSMRFYSGAGQGYPGILPRFQDKNNFYYFQMQVPNNKLVFSKRVNGTDTTLNTVDYAFAKNTWYTLKVVLSGTTIRGYIAENGSDRLVFDLFDTTYGSGTVGIRNKWQSVHADDVIIAEQPPGNDIQLSIAEQTASSVSLQWSEIAGASAYRLYRSSTPEGGYSLVTSTGSLGHTDVGLSGDTVYYYKLAYEYGGLTESLWTAPLEVRTTAAAPQAPGELKAEALNATSVKLSWSAVDKSTGYRVVRAEAGSEQYEQIYEGKGLTFTDNALEPGTSYSYRVTAFNAAGESAATVAEATTYSIDSPAEFAATAVTDTSISLGWNVLPGSNVTYKLSRSTSATGTYQQVYSGNESTFNDSGLTMGTGYFYMIQATVDGVTSPASAPLGVATVRTSITPGQLWPDLDGKPIDAHGAGFFYDEQTETYYWYGEYHKGGWPAVGVRVYSSKDLMNWTDRGMALTTLQSMDDFDNDPLISELYAGREDRVDIWADIRKGRIIERPKVIYNDKTKKYVMWAHMDGDKDPYNDNANYGKARAGYAISDSPTGPFVYQKSYRMDRAPEGEKDYFPSDKGMARDMTLFKDDDGTGYLIYSSEENLTLYISKLNEDYSDVTGWHKEGRTDDKGNPVRDSTYQAEYGVDYVRVFTGGQREAPAMFKYQGKYYILTSGASGWAPNENKVTVADNIFGPWSTQTNPFVRTLPSDPDPGKAFGTQTTSVIPVDPEKGKFIYVGDTWNGGNFSNDAAKYVFLPIEFGIGSDIAIKWYNSWTPDLLNSMGKVDIADPLPEAVALGKVPSLPTRLNVRDGGELVSTPAVWTIDNRSMTAEDFAKPGPLTLQVTTPEFNNKKQAVRVNVIPENTLYFVNSGGYETADYNLMGAYMKGTLANPGAADQMYAPAEGRNWGYVSADALPSGSNGGDIFSTVRYLNGGNVSNSPKGTDLTYKFDVPNGTYDVYAGFNDPWTNTSRRANFIINGANTGAVTFTPASVRAHKGIGVLDNKLELTVRNTASQDPMISWIMIVQPDATPPVNDSAGLNADAVDSTSATLHWDAHLGAASYKLYRSDREQGEYKVVYNGNGREYTDSELNPGTEYYYKVEALDATGQSLRGVSSAYQVHTAQQSAADVATGITALEQPSAGAKKLKLPSVPQGFTVKIASSSVPSVIQTDGTIVPPSKETTVTLELEITRTSDDSRALTVPLTLKVPASVPSPGGPDPGSGGNSGGNPGNGSGLGNNGGQSGSGNPSAENAVPQPKPEKDRSVLELQGQSDQKGVVKSNVDVSTIKEAFKVAPVTDAGQRLVELRLKPVSGATAYEVSLPASALIAQGESHVFNLVTELGMLELPATLLTKDIVGDGIASIRLVRTELPKTVADQLGTQYGVQIGLQLDGQPWPSESELNLRLPYQSSQNAQQDRIVAFAIGANGVATPLPQSYYDQKSGQLVFSVTSLTGNYAVVSVEQTFADLAEVQWAKKAMEALAVRGVIDAEASGDSTQLHPKQEMTRGQYMQWLMTALGLNASSGNAFSDVNEKASYYEAVTAARSLGITSGKGDGRFLPESTITRQEMMTLTVRALAAAGLVDSEKAGTDNLTRFRDASEIRSYARDSVALLVDLGIAHGYNDEVKPLAEATRAESATLLYAMMSKLVWKK, encoded by the coding sequence TTGGATAAACTCAGGAAACCAATGATATTTATGTTATCTGCAACCCTTGCGCTGTCTTCCGGACCGTTGATGCTGCCGAGTATGGCGTATGCCGATCTGAGCAGTATACCCGCCACGTTGCTTCAGGACGATTTTTCGGATGGGAATTACACGGAATCACCTGCGTGGAACGTAAGCTCAGGCAATTGGGAAGTACTCGCGGACCCGACAGATACGTCCAACACCACGCTTTTCCAGAGTGACACCAATGAAGGCATCATCTCTACTGGAGACTCCATGTCGGACATGACCGTGTCCATGCGCTTTTACTCGGGAGCCGGTCAGGGGTATCCGGGAATATTGCCGCGGTTTCAGGATAAGAACAACTTTTACTATTTTCAAATGCAGGTCCCCAATAATAAACTCGTTTTCTCCAAACGGGTGAACGGAACAGATACTACTTTGAACACGGTGGATTATGCGTTTGCCAAAAATACATGGTACACACTTAAAGTGGTGCTATCAGGTACCACCATTCGCGGGTATATCGCAGAAAACGGCTCCGATCGGTTAGTATTTGATCTGTTCGATACTACATACGGGTCAGGTACCGTAGGCATTCGGAATAAGTGGCAGTCGGTACATGCAGATGACGTGATCATCGCCGAGCAACCGCCTGGGAACGATATTCAGCTCTCTATTGCTGAGCAGACGGCGTCTTCGGTTTCACTGCAATGGTCTGAAATCGCGGGTGCATCAGCCTATCGCCTGTACCGTTCCTCTACGCCTGAAGGCGGTTATTCTCTGGTAACTAGTACCGGATCTTTGGGACACACGGATGTAGGATTAAGCGGGGATACGGTGTATTATTACAAACTCGCTTATGAATACGGAGGTCTAACCGAGTCACTGTGGACTGCTCCGCTGGAAGTTCGGACGACTGCGGCGGCACCACAGGCTCCTGGCGAATTAAAGGCCGAAGCACTCAATGCCACAAGCGTGAAGCTATCTTGGTCCGCCGTGGACAAGTCAACTGGTTATCGCGTGGTTCGGGCCGAAGCTGGCAGTGAGCAATACGAGCAGATCTATGAAGGTAAAGGGCTAACATTCACGGATAATGCACTTGAGCCGGGCACCAGCTACAGCTATCGTGTGACGGCCTTTAATGCAGCTGGTGAGTCAGCTGCCACTGTTGCAGAAGCCACGACATATTCCATTGACTCTCCAGCAGAGTTCGCTGCCACAGCTGTGACGGACACATCAATCTCTCTGGGGTGGAATGTCTTGCCTGGATCTAATGTAACATATAAGCTCTCCAGGTCTACCAGCGCTACGGGTACGTATCAGCAGGTATATAGTGGCAATGAAAGCACGTTTAACGATAGTGGTCTGACGATGGGCACAGGATATTTTTACATGATCCAGGCGACCGTGGACGGTGTGACTTCTCCAGCATCCGCACCGTTGGGTGTTGCCACAGTTCGCACAAGCATTACACCAGGGCAACTGTGGCCAGATCTGGACGGGAAGCCGATCGATGCGCATGGGGCTGGCTTTTTCTATGATGAACAGACGGAGACTTATTACTGGTATGGCGAATATCATAAGGGCGGCTGGCCAGCTGTTGGTGTGCGTGTGTATTCATCGAAGGATCTCATGAATTGGACGGACCGAGGCATGGCTCTAACAACACTTCAATCCATGGATGATTTTGATAATGACCCGTTGATCTCCGAATTGTATGCGGGGCGTGAAGACCGCGTAGATATCTGGGCAGATATCCGCAAAGGACGGATCATTGAACGACCAAAGGTGATCTATAACGACAAAACGAAGAAATACGTGATGTGGGCCCACATGGACGGCGACAAGGACCCCTATAACGATAATGCGAATTACGGTAAGGCGCGGGCTGGCTACGCAATCAGCGACTCTCCAACAGGGCCTTTTGTGTATCAGAAGAGTTACCGGATGGACAGAGCTCCGGAAGGGGAGAAAGATTACTTCCCAAGCGATAAGGGCATGGCCCGTGACATGACGTTGTTCAAGGATGATGACGGTACCGGTTATCTGATCTACTCCAGCGAAGAAAACCTGACACTCTATATCTCCAAACTGAATGAAGACTACAGTGATGTAACAGGGTGGCATAAGGAAGGACGAACGGATGACAAAGGCAATCCGGTACGTGATTCGACCTATCAGGCCGAGTATGGCGTAGATTACGTGCGTGTATTCACGGGAGGGCAACGGGAAGCGCCAGCAATGTTCAAGTATCAGGGAAAATATTATATTTTGACTTCCGGAGCTTCCGGCTGGGCCCCTAACGAAAACAAAGTGACGGTGGCGGATAACATTTTTGGCCCGTGGTCAACGCAGACCAATCCATTCGTTCGCACGTTGCCAAGTGATCCCGATCCAGGCAAGGCATTTGGCACACAGACCACATCCGTCATTCCGGTCGATCCGGAAAAAGGCAAGTTCATTTACGTGGGGGATACGTGGAATGGTGGAAATTTCTCGAATGACGCCGCAAAATACGTGTTCTTGCCCATTGAGTTTGGAATAGGCTCCGATATCGCGATCAAGTGGTATAACAGTTGGACACCGGATCTGCTGAATTCGATGGGCAAGGTGGATATCGCTGATCCATTGCCAGAAGCCGTGGCGCTTGGCAAAGTACCATCCTTGCCAACGAGATTGAACGTACGCGACGGTGGTGAACTGGTGTCAACACCAGCAGTATGGACAATTGATAACCGGTCCATGACGGCAGAAGATTTTGCTAAGCCAGGACCGCTCACGTTACAGGTAACGACACCGGAATTTAACAACAAAAAGCAGGCAGTTCGCGTAAATGTCATTCCGGAGAATACATTATATTTTGTGAATAGCGGAGGTTACGAAACGGCTGATTACAATCTCATGGGTGCTTATATGAAAGGAACACTTGCGAACCCGGGAGCGGCCGATCAGATGTACGCTCCGGCTGAGGGGCGTAATTGGGGTTATGTCAGCGCAGATGCACTGCCATCCGGTTCGAATGGCGGGGATATATTCTCGACCGTACGTTATCTGAACGGTGGTAATGTCAGTAATTCTCCTAAAGGCACGGATTTAACCTATAAATTCGATGTACCAAACGGGACGTACGATGTGTACGCTGGATTCAACGATCCGTGGACCAATACATCGCGCAGAGCGAATTTCATCATCAATGGCGCCAATACCGGGGCTGTTACGTTTACGCCTGCCAGTGTTAGAGCCCACAAAGGCATTGGTGTGTTGGACAACAAACTGGAGTTAACCGTGCGCAATACGGCATCGCAAGACCCGATGATTAGTTGGATAATGATCGTTCAGCCAGATGCTACGCCACCTGTTAATGACAGTGCTGGTCTCAATGCGGATGCGGTGGATTCAACGAGTGCAACGCTTCACTGGGATGCTCATCTTGGTGCAGCAAGCTACAAGCTCTACCGCTCAGATCGTGAGCAAGGTGAGTACAAGGTGGTCTATAACGGCAATGGACGGGAGTACACGGACAGTGAACTGAACCCCGGCACGGAATATTATTACAAAGTGGAAGCTTTGGATGCGACGGGGCAATCCTTGAGAGGTGTATCTTCCGCTTATCAGGTGCACACGGCTCAGCAGAGCGCTGCGGATGTAGCAACAGGGATTACGGCACTGGAACAGCCTTCCGCAGGTGCAAAAAAACTGAAGTTACCATCCGTGCCACAAGGTTTCACGGTGAAGATCGCTTCCAGTTCGGTACCGTCGGTCATTCAAACCGATGGAACGATTGTCCCACCATCTAAGGAAACAACAGTAACACTGGAGTTGGAAATTACTCGAACTTCTGACGACAGTAGAGCCCTGACTGTACCGTTGACGTTGAAGGTGCCGGCATCTGTTCCTTCTCCAGGAGGCCCGGACCCTGGTTCAGGCGGCAATTCCGGTGGAAATCCAGGAAATGGTTCTGGTTTAGGCAACAATGGCGGACAATCAGGAAGTGGTAACCCAAGTGCAGAGAATGCTGTACCACAACCTAAACCGGAGAAAGACCGTTCCGTTCTGGAGTTGCAGGGACAGTCTGACCAGAAGGGTGTAGTGAAGTCTAACGTAGATGTTTCAACGATTAAAGAGGCTTTTAAAGTTGCCCCTGTAACAGATGCGGGTCAGCGCTTGGTCGAACTTCGGTTGAAGCCGGTTTCGGGAGCAACGGCATATGAAGTATCTCTCCCTGCCTCTGCGTTGATAGCTCAGGGTGAGTCACATGTGTTCAACTTGGTTACAGAGCTGGGCATGTTGGAGCTTCCTGCGACACTGTTAACGAAGGATATCGTTGGTGATGGTATTGCATCCATCCGATTGGTCAGAACAGAGTTACCAAAAACAGTGGCAGATCAGCTTGGCACGCAATATGGAGTCCAGATTGGACTTCAACTCGATGGTCAACCATGGCCATCGGAAAGCGAGTTGAACCTTCGTCTGCCTTACCAATCATCACAAAATGCTCAGCAGGATCGGATTGTAGCATTTGCCATTGGTGCGAACGGTGTGGCAACCCCATTGCCGCAAAGTTACTACGATCAAAAAAGCGGGCAGCTTGTATTTTCCGTAACATCACTCACAGGAAATTATGCTGTTGTGTCTGTGGAGCAGACATTCGCAGATCTTGCAGAAGTGCAGTGGGCCAAGAAAGCAATGGAGGCTTTGGCTGTCCGAGGTGTAATTGATGCTGAGGCAAGCGGTGATTCCACCCAGTTACATCCAAAACAGGAGATGACCCGCGGCCAATACATGCAATGGTTGATGACTGCGCTGGGCTTGAATGCTTCTTCCGGGAATGCGTTCTCTGATGTAAACGAAAAGGCTTCATATTACGAAGCAGTTACAGCTGCTCGTTCGCTAGGTATCACCAGTGGTAAAGGTGACGGGCGCTTCTTGCCAGAGTCCACGATCACTCGTCAGGAGATGATGACATTGACAGTGAGGGCACTTGCGGCGGCTGGACTGGTTGACTCCGAGAAGGCTGGAACTGATAACCTTACTCGTTTCCGTGATGCTTCCGAGATTCGCTCTTATGCCCGGGATAGTGTGGCATTACTTGTGGATCTGGGCATCGCCCACGGGTACAACGATGAGGTGAAACCACTTGCCGAAGCAACCCGAGCCGAATCGGCTACGTTGTTATATGCGATGATGAGCAAACTGGTATGGAAGAAATGA
- a CDS encoding ABC-F family ATP-binding cassette domain-containing protein → MSILNVEKLSHGFGDRAIFNNVSFRLLKGEHIGLIGANGEGKSTFMNIITGKLQPDEGKVEWSKRMRVGYLDQHAVLSKGQSIRDVLRGAFQYLFDMEQEMNDMYGKMGDVTPEELEQLLEDVGTIQDTLTNQDFYMIDAKVDETARGLGLTDIGLDKDVNDLSGGQRTKVLLAKLLLEKPDILLLDEPTNYLDELHIEWLKRYLQEYENAFILISHDIPFLNSVINLIYHMENQDLTRYVGDYSHFQEVHEMKKQQLESAYKRQQQEIADLKDFVARNKASVATRNMAMSRQKKLDKMDVIEIAKEKPKPQFNFRDARTSGKLIFETKGLVIGYNEPLSRPLDLRMERGQKIALVGANGIGKTTLMRSILGEIPALEGTVQRGEHLEIGYFQQEMKDANYNTCIEEIWQEFPSYTQFEVRAALAKCGLTTKHIESKVAVLSGGEKAKVRLCKLINNETNLLVLDEPTNHLDVDAKEELKRALKAYKGSILLISHEPEFYRDVVTETWNCESWTTKVF, encoded by the coding sequence ATGAGCATATTAAATGTGGAAAAATTAAGTCACGGTTTTGGTGACCGTGCTATCTTTAACAACGTTTCTTTCCGCCTCCTGAAAGGCGAACATATTGGTCTGATCGGGGCCAATGGTGAGGGTAAATCCACCTTCATGAACATTATTACGGGTAAACTCCAGCCCGATGAAGGTAAAGTGGAGTGGTCCAAACGCATGCGTGTCGGATATTTGGATCAGCACGCTGTGCTCAGCAAGGGACAATCCATTCGTGATGTTCTTCGTGGAGCATTCCAGTATTTGTTCGACATGGAACAGGAAATGAATGATATGTATGGCAAGATGGGCGATGTAACTCCAGAGGAATTGGAACAGCTGCTGGAGGACGTAGGTACGATTCAGGATACGCTGACTAACCAGGATTTCTATATGATCGATGCCAAAGTCGACGAGACAGCACGCGGTCTGGGTCTGACCGATATTGGTCTGGATAAGGACGTAAACGATCTTAGTGGTGGACAACGTACGAAGGTACTGCTCGCCAAGCTGCTGCTTGAAAAACCGGATATTTTGCTCCTGGATGAGCCTACGAACTATCTGGATGAATTGCATATCGAATGGCTGAAACGCTATTTGCAGGAATATGAGAATGCCTTTATTCTGATCTCGCATGATATCCCGTTCCTGAACAGTGTAATTAACTTGATCTATCACATGGAAAATCAGGATCTCACCCGCTATGTGGGCGATTATAGTCACTTCCAGGAAGTCCATGAGATGAAAAAACAGCAGCTGGAGTCGGCGTATAAGCGCCAACAACAGGAAATTGCCGATCTCAAGGACTTCGTGGCCCGGAACAAGGCAAGTGTGGCTACGCGCAACATGGCGATGTCCAGACAGAAGAAGCTGGACAAGATGGATGTTATCGAAATCGCCAAGGAAAAACCGAAACCACAGTTTAACTTCCGTGATGCCAGAACGTCCGGCAAGCTCATTTTCGAAACAAAAGGTCTTGTCATTGGATACAACGAACCGTTGTCCAGACCACTGGATCTGCGTATGGAGCGTGGACAGAAGATCGCCCTCGTTGGTGCGAACGGTATCGGTAAAACAACGCTGATGCGCAGCATTCTGGGTGAGATTCCAGCTTTGGAAGGAACCGTTCAGCGGGGTGAACATCTGGAGATTGGATATTTCCAACAAGAGATGAAGGATGCGAATTACAATACCTGTATCGAAGAGATCTGGCAGGAGTTCCCTTCCTATACCCAATTTGAAGTGCGTGCAGCACTCGCAAAATGCGGACTGACTACCAAGCATATTGAGAGCAAGGTCGCGGTACTGAGCGGTGGCGAGAAAGCCAAAGTGCGTCTCTGCAAACTGATCAATAACGAAACGAACCTGCTCGTACTCGATGAGCCGACGAACCATCTAGACGTTGATGCGAAGGAAGAGTTGAAACGTGCACTCAAAGCCTACAAAGGCAGCATTCTGCTGATCTCTCACGAACCTGAATTCTATCGTGATGTGGTTACAGAGACATGGAATTGTGAGTCGTGGACCACGAAAGTATTCTAA
- a CDS encoding SET domain-containing protein has translation MIEVKQSKLGNGEFNRGVFATVDIPKGQLIHQAPVVPYPNEDHEHVEKTILEDYVFEYGANHTAILLGYGSLINHSYEPNATYDINFENHTFDFYAYKDIKAGEEVLINYNGEEDNMDPLWFLDDYEERMRELNETSDGEEDADDIESGSKNTDSSK, from the coding sequence ATGATTGAAGTGAAACAATCCAAATTGGGTAATGGTGAATTTAACCGCGGCGTATTTGCGACCGTAGACATTCCGAAAGGCCAGCTGATCCATCAGGCTCCGGTTGTCCCTTATCCCAATGAAGACCACGAACATGTTGAGAAAACAATTCTCGAAGATTACGTATTCGAATACGGAGCCAATCATACGGCTATCCTGCTGGGCTACGGCAGTTTGATCAATCATTCTTACGAGCCTAATGCCACCTATGACATCAACTTCGAAAACCACACCTTTGACTTCTATGCCTATAAAGATATCAAAGCCGGTGAAGAAGTATTGATCAATTATAATGGCGAGGAAGATAACATGGACCCATTATGGTTCCTGGATGATTACGAGGAACGTATGCGTGAGCTGAACGAAACAAGTGATGGTGAAGAGGATGCTGATGACATCGAGTCTGGCTCCAAGAACACGGATTCAAGCAAATAA
- a CDS encoding DUF1349 domain-containing protein: protein MSVHFHRIHEAEWTTEPVQARTEGDRLIVEAQEGSDFWEKTFYGFCHQNGHAMLAPWDGTKAIEVSFDLSSFTELYDQAGLMLWHGQDQWIKAGVEVNDGVAHVGAVVTDRFSDWSLSPVPEWGGRIVTIRASYHDESVVIRARTDEHPWRTIRVARFAYPTNKQAGPFLCSPKRAGFEVAFTKWKLTEPDQDLHTDPPIVD from the coding sequence ATGTCAGTTCATTTTCATCGGATTCATGAAGCCGAGTGGACCACCGAGCCGGTTCAGGCACGAACGGAAGGTGACCGTCTGATTGTGGAGGCACAGGAGGGCAGTGACTTCTGGGAGAAGACCTTCTATGGTTTCTGTCATCAGAATGGGCATGCCATGCTTGCTCCATGGGATGGAACCAAGGCAATCGAAGTATCGTTCGATCTGAGTTCATTCACGGAATTATATGATCAGGCAGGATTAATGCTTTGGCATGGCCAGGATCAATGGATCAAGGCGGGGGTTGAAGTAAATGACGGCGTGGCTCATGTAGGGGCGGTCGTAACGGATCGATTTTCCGATTGGTCGCTCTCACCTGTACCGGAGTGGGGTGGTCGCATCGTTACCATTCGGGCTTCGTACCACGACGAATCCGTAGTCATTCGTGCCCGCACGGACGAGCATCCTTGGCGCACAATTCGGGTTGCTCGGTTTGCTTATCCAACGAACAAACAGGCAGGACCGTTTCTCTGTTCACCGAAGCGTGCCGGGTTTGAGGTTGCGTTTACCAAATGGAAATTGACTGAACCGGATCAGGATTTGCACACTGACCCACCTATTGTCGATTAA
- a CDS encoding NAD(P)/FAD-dependent oxidoreductase, protein MTQPYDLIAIGTGSAASSVLSRCAEAGWNIAVIDEREFGGTCALRGCDPKKVLAGAAELIDWNERMKGKGVEGNASIQWSDLMAFKRTFTESIPRASEDKFKQAGMDTFHGKASFVDEDHIRVGDEVLQGKHILIATGARPAPLPIDGAEHLRYSDDFLDLEQLPDKLVLVGGGYIAFEFAHIAARAGTEVHIIHRGEKPLEQFDSQLVDLLLQKSEEVGIHVHLNAEVKAIRQQGNSYVVSGTRNGADHQWQCGLVVHGAGRIPNVDGLELEKGNVSYTKKGISVNEYLQSESNPRVYAAGDVTATEGLPLTPLAGQESRAVSLNLLEGNHNKPNYKVMPSIVFTVPSLGSVGLTVEQAKKEGFEVKVNDMSKWYTYKRTNEKFAMAKVVIDKATGRILGAHVLGGKTEELINLFAMAIQFDLTTDQLNTMNFAYPTAASDMGSLF, encoded by the coding sequence ATGACACAACCTTATGATCTGATCGCGATTGGAACCGGGAGCGCTGCAAGCTCTGTACTATCCCGCTGCGCCGAAGCCGGATGGAACATTGCCGTGATTGATGAACGAGAGTTTGGTGGAACCTGTGCGTTGCGGGGCTGTGATCCCAAAAAAGTACTTGCAGGAGCGGCTGAACTTATCGACTGGAATGAACGAATGAAGGGCAAAGGAGTGGAAGGTAACGCCTCTATTCAGTGGTCGGATCTTATGGCGTTCAAGCGAACGTTTACGGAGAGTATTCCGAGAGCAAGCGAGGATAAGTTCAAGCAGGCCGGGATGGACACCTTTCATGGCAAGGCTTCTTTCGTCGACGAAGATCACATTCGTGTAGGGGACGAAGTGCTGCAGGGGAAACATATTCTAATCGCAACAGGGGCGCGTCCGGCGCCACTTCCTATTGATGGGGCAGAGCATCTGAGATACAGCGATGATTTTCTTGATCTGGAACAGCTGCCGGATAAATTGGTTCTGGTGGGTGGAGGTTACATTGCTTTTGAATTTGCCCATATTGCGGCCAGAGCTGGTACGGAAGTTCATATTATTCATCGAGGGGAAAAGCCGCTGGAGCAGTTTGATTCACAGCTGGTGGATCTACTGCTGCAAAAATCCGAAGAGGTAGGCATTCACGTGCACTTGAATGCGGAAGTGAAGGCGATTCGTCAGCAGGGAAATTCGTATGTGGTTAGCGGAACCCGCAATGGGGCTGATCATCAATGGCAGTGTGGACTTGTCGTTCATGGTGCAGGGCGTATTCCGAATGTAGATGGGCTTGAACTGGAGAAGGGAAATGTCAGCTATACGAAAAAAGGCATCTCCGTTAATGAGTACTTGCAAAGCGAAAGCAATCCAAGAGTCTATGCGGCGGGCGATGTTACCGCAACGGAAGGGCTTCCGTTGACTCCGCTCGCAGGCCAGGAATCACGCGCAGTATCCTTGAATCTGCTTGAAGGCAATCATAACAAACCTAATTATAAAGTAATGCCTTCGATTGTATTTACCGTGCCATCCCTGGGGTCTGTAGGTCTTACTGTGGAGCAGGCCAAAAAAGAGGGTTTCGAGGTGAAGGTAAATGACATGTCAAAATGGTATACTTATAAACGTACGAATGAAAAATTTGCCATGGCCAAAGTCGTAATCGACAAGGCAACAGGGCGTATCCTGGGTGCTCATGTATTGGGTGGCAAAACAGAAGAACTGATTAACCTCTTCGCCATGGCTATTCAGTTCGATTTGACGACCGATCAGCTAAACACCATGAATTTTGCATATCCTACAGCCGCATCGGATATGGGCTCTTTATTCTAG
- the opuFB gene encoding osmoprotectant update ABC transporter permease/substrate-binding subunit OpuFB (The ABC transporter OpuF is widely distributed in Bacillus species other than B. subtilis. OpuFA is the ATP-binding subunit, while OpuFB is a fusion of permease and substrate-binding subunits.), with product MSRFTEVFSERNGQLLSALLEHIQISFIALFFAVLIAIPLGIYLTRKPRVAEPIIGVTAVLQTIPSLALLGLLIPLFGIGTLPAIIALVVYALLPVLRNTYTGISEVDPSMVEAANAMGMNSRQRLTKVELPLAMPVIMAGIRTAMVLIVGTATLAALIGAGGLGELILLGIDRNDTALIILGAIPAALLAILFDVLLRQFQRLSFKKTLVTLGTLALVAILVITIPWLSRGGQKDLVIAGKLGAEPEILINMYKLLIEKDTDLKVELKPGLGKTTFLFNALKSGDIDIYPEFTGTAISEFMKETAVSTDRTEVYEQARDGMLSQFNMVLLNPMDYNNTYTLAVPQKVADQYNLKTISDLKAVQQQIKAGFTLEFSDREDGYVGIQKKYGIKFPNVATMEPKLRYSAVQRGDINLLDAYSTDSELRQYKLVVLEDDQELFPPYQGAPMLRKETADQYPQLVEVLNQLAGRITDDEMRQMNYEVNVNGASPEQVATDYLQKAGLL from the coding sequence ATGAGTAGATTTACGGAAGTGTTCAGCGAGCGCAATGGACAGTTATTATCTGCCCTGCTTGAGCATATTCAAATCTCATTTATCGCGTTGTTCTTTGCCGTTCTGATCGCGATCCCGCTTGGCATCTACCTGACACGTAAGCCAAGAGTGGCTGAGCCGATTATTGGGGTTACAGCCGTATTGCAAACGATCCCTTCCCTGGCCCTTCTCGGATTGCTCATTCCGTTATTCGGCATTGGTACACTTCCTGCGATTATTGCACTTGTCGTGTATGCCCTGCTTCCCGTACTTCGCAACACGTACACAGGCATATCCGAAGTTGATCCTTCCATGGTCGAGGCAGCGAATGCAATGGGCATGAACAGTCGTCAACGTCTGACCAAAGTGGAGCTGCCACTCGCGATGCCTGTCATTATGGCAGGGATTCGTACCGCAATGGTTCTGATTGTAGGTACAGCAACACTTGCTGCCCTGATTGGTGCAGGGGGTCTGGGTGAACTCATTTTGCTTGGTATCGATCGAAATGATACTGCATTGATTATTCTGGGAGCCATCCCGGCCGCATTGCTTGCCATTTTGTTTGATGTGCTGCTCCGCCAGTTCCAACGTTTATCGTTCAAGAAAACGCTGGTTACTCTTGGAACACTCGCTCTGGTTGCCATTCTGGTAATCACGATTCCTTGGCTCTCCCGTGGAGGGCAGAAAGATCTGGTTATTGCCGGCAAGCTGGGTGCCGAACCGGAGATTCTGATTAATATGTACAAATTGCTGATTGAAAAAGATACCGATCTGAAGGTTGAATTGAAACCAGGATTGGGAAAAACCACATTTCTGTTCAATGCACTGAAATCAGGTGATATTGATATTTATCCAGAGTTTACGGGTACCGCCATCTCTGAATTTATGAAGGAAACCGCAGTTAGCACTGATCGCACAGAAGTGTATGAACAAGCAAGAGACGGGATGTTGAGCCAATTCAATATGGTTCTTCTGAACCCGATGGATTACAACAATACGTATACGTTGGCCGTGCCTCAGAAGGTTGCCGATCAGTATAATCTGAAGACGATATCCGATCTCAAGGCGGTACAGCAGCAGATCAAGGCAGGATTCACACTGGAATTCTCTGATCGGGAAGACGGATATGTTGGAATTCAGAAGAAATATGGCATCAAATTCCCGAACGTAGCCACAATGGAACCGAAACTGCGTTATTCAGCCGTTCAGCGTGGAGATATTAATTTGCTGGATGCTTACTCCACAGACAGTGAACTGAGACAGTATAAACTCGTTGTGCTGGAGGATGATCAGGAATTGTTCCCGCCATATCAGGGAGCACCGATGCTCCGCAAAGAAACGGCAGACCAATATCCGCAGCTGGTGGAGGTGCTGAATCAACTTGCAGGTCGGATCACGGATGATGAGATGCGCCAAATGAATTACGAAGTGAACGTTAATGGAGCCAGTCCAGAACAAGTGGCAACAGATTATTTGCAAAAAGCAGGGTTACTATAG